CGGCGCACCCGGCCGACCGGCTCGGGCGCCCCGCCGGCCGCGAACCCGAGGTACTCCAGCGCCAGGTCCTCCGCCGCCGCGACCGCCTCGGGGACCAGCCGCACCACCGGCCGGTCCTCCAGCGCCGGATGCGCGTACGTCCGCGCGGTCAGCACGTCCACGCCGTCCGCCGCCGCCCCCGCGCCGGCCCCGCGGTCCGTGCCCGCCGCCACCGGGAGCACCGCCCCCGCCCCGAGCAGCGCCTCCGCGGTCGCGTTCCTGTCGTTCCCGCTCATCGGGCGTCCCCCTCCTCGTCCACGACCCGGCTCGCGTACACCAGCGCGGCCATCCGCTCGCCCTCCGACCAGGCGACCGGCCCCACCTCGGCCAGCGGCAGCCGCCGGCCCGTCCGGTCCCGCCACTCCAGCGAGCCCGTCCAGCCCTCCGCGTCCGGGTAGTCCTCGCCCAGCCAGTACGCCGCCTCCAGCGACCGGCCGTCCTCCACCAGCGGACACACCGCGTGACCGCCGCGGACCCGGTAGCCCAGCGCCGCCGCGCGCGCCGTGGCGTGCCGCAACTGCTCGAACTTCCCGTCCGCGTAAGCCCGCCACTCGTCGACGGCGCCCTCCCCGGACTCCCCGGCCCCCGCGTCCTCCGGCCGCCGCCACACCTCGCGGAACAACTGCTCCGCGCCCTGCTCCACGCCGAGCTCCGCCGCGAACTCGCGCAGCTCGTCCAGGTCGTCCAGGAGCAGCACCGGGTGCGGGATCAGCACGGACTCCACGCCCTGCGCCGGGCCAAGACGCACCGAGTCGCCGTCGAGGTCGACGACCCCGAGCCCCCGCTCCGGATCCGGGTCCGCGTCCCGCAGGAAGCCCGCCCGCGCCACGTCCGCCGCGCCGTCCGCGCCCACCGGCGCGACCACCAGGTCCCGCAGCGCGGCCCGCCACGCCGGGTCCGGCCACACCCGGGCCAGCAGGGTCACCGGCACCGGGAGGGAGCGCACCAGCCACGCGTCGACCTGCTCGCGGCACTCCCGTTCGTGCCGCTCGAGCCACTCCGCGAGCTGCCGCAGCCGCACGACCTCCGGGTCGTCCTTCAGCTTCGGCGGCACCTGCTTGAGCGTGCGCCCGGCCGCGTTCCGGCAGAGCACCCTGGTGCCCTCCAGTGTGACGGCGTAGCCGCCGCTCTCCGTATCGATCCAGCCCATGGCGAGACCGCCTCCCCGACCCATCCGGTTCCGATGGCGATCACAGTAGGTGACCGGACTGACAGCACCCCGGCCCGCCCGGTGAGCCTGTGGAAAACACTCGTGACGCCCACGCAACGGCGCGGCAATCTGCCGCCGTCAGGATCGGTCCATGACGGATCCGGACCTCACCTTCGCCGGCGCGACCCAGCTGCTCGGCCGGATCACCGCCCAGCTCGGCACCCAGCTGAGTCATGTCCGACTCGACGGAACGCGCAGACCCATGAGCACTCCCACCCTCGTAGCCGTCGCCCACGGCAGCCGCGACCCCCGCGCGCTCCCCGCCGTCCACGACCTGCTCGACCGGGTCCGCGAGCTCCGCCCCGGACTCGACGTCCGCCTCGGCCACATCGAGCTGAACGCCCCGCTGCTCCCCGACACCCTCGCCGGCCTCGCCCCCGGCGGCCACGCGGTGCTCGTGCCGCTGCTGTTCGGCCGCGGCCACCACGTCACCCACGACCTGCCCGCCGCGGCCGCGGCCGCGGCGGCGCTGCGCACCCGGGTCGCCGCCCCGCTCGGCCCGCACCCCCTGCTCGTCGAGGCGCTGTACGAACGCCTCGTCGAGGCCGGCTGGACCGGGGCGCACGGCGCCTCCCGGAACACCGCGGTGGTCCTCGCCTCCGCGGGCTCGCGCGCCCCCGAGTCCGCCGCCGACATCCGCCGCACGGCCGCCCTGCTCGCCGAGCGCCTCGGCGTGCCCGTCGTCGCCGCGTACGCCTCCGCCGCCACGCCCACGGTCCCCGAGGCGGTCCGCGCGCTGGCCGCCCGCGGCCGGCACCGGGTCGCCGTCGCCTCCCTCTTCACCGCCCCCGGCCTCTTCGCCACCCGCAGCGCCGCCCAGGCCCCCTGGATCGCCGCCGCCCCGCTGGCCGGCCACCCCGCCCTGGCCCGCCTGGTCCTCCACCGCTACGACCATGCCCTCGGAACCACCCGCACCCCCACCCCCGGGCGAGAACTCGCCGCCGCCTAGCCCCACCTGTCCGTCCCTCCGGTTACCTTCGGGACATGGACGGCATGGACGGCATGGACGGCATCGGCGGCATCGACGGCATCACGGACACCCCCGGCTACGACGAGGCGGCCATCGAGCGCTGGGCCGCCGAGCCCGACAAGCGGCCCGGCCGGACGGCCTTCCAGCGCGACCGCGCGCGGGTGCTGCACTCCGCGGCGCTGCGCCGGCTCGCCGGCAAGACGCAGGTCGTCACACCGGGCACGCGCAGTCATGCCTGGGACGCCAGCCCGCGTACCCGGCTCACCCACTCCCTCGAATGCGCCCAGGTCGGCCGCGAGCTGGGCGCCGCGCTCGGTTGCGACCCCGACCTCGTCGAGGCCGCCTGCCTCTCCCACGACATGGGCCACCCGCCCTTCGGGCACAACGGCGAACAGGCCCTCAACGACTTCGCGAAGGACTGCGGCGGCTTCGAGGGCAACGCCCAGTCCCTGCGCCTGCTCACCCGGATCGAACCCAAGCGGTTCATCGCCGACCCCGCGACCGGCGCGCCGGTCAGTGTCGGGCTCAACCTCACCCGCGCCGCGCTCGACGCCGCCACCAAGTACCCCTGGCCGCGCGGCGGTCACCCCGCCCACCCCGGCTCGCCCAAGTTCGGCGTGTACGAGGACGACCGGCCGGTCTTCGACTGGATCCGCGAAGGCGCCCCCGGGCACCGCAAGTGCTTCGAGGCCCAGGTCATGGACTGGTCCGACGACGTGGCGTACTCCGTCCACGACTTCGAGGACGGCCTGCACGCCGGGCACATCGACCCCAACCTGCTCTACGCCGAGCCCGAGCGGGACGACATCTGGCGGGTCGCCGTCGGCCGCTACGTACCCGAGGACACCGACCCGCAGGAGCTCGCCGACGCGCTCGACCGGCTCGTCGAGCAGGACTGGTGGCCGCACGGCTACGACGGATCCGCCGTCGCCCAGGCCCGGCTCAAGGACGCCACCAGCCAGCTCATCGGCCGGTTCTGCCTCGCCGCCGAGGGCGCCACGCGGGCGGCGTACGGCTCCGGGCGGCTCACCCGGTACGCCGCCGAACTCGTCGTCCCCCGCGAGACCCGCAACGAGTGCGCGGTCCTCAAGGCCGTCGCGGACCGGTACGTCATGCAGCGCGCCGAGCAGGAGGCACTCCGGGCCGACCAGCGGATCGTCCTCGCCGAACTGGCCGAGGCGCTCACCTCACGCGCCCCGGACAGCCTCGAACCGCAGTTCCGGGCACTGTTCCTGGCCGCCCCCGACGACCGTGCGCGCAAGCGGGTCATCGTCGATCAGATCGCGTCCCTCACCGACGCGTCCGCCCGCACCCTGCACGACCGCCTCACCGCCCGTCGCGCCTGACGCCCGGCCCCCGCCGTGCCTGAACGAGCCACTCCGGATCGGACCCTCTTCCGCCATCACGCTCCGTGCGGGACGCTCGCTGGAAGCGCCGGGGCGGTACGGCCCGTCGTACGCCCGAAGGCGTAGCGTAGAACCGGTCGCAACGAGGAGGCATCAAGTGGTCGACGCAGATCAGACCTTCGTCATCGTCGGCGGGGGCCTGGCCGGGGCGAAGGCGGCGGAGACGCTCCGCGCCGAGGGATTCTCCGGCCGGGTCATCCTCATCGGGGACGAGCGCGACCACCCGTACGAACGCCCACCGCTCTCCAAGGGCTACCTGACGGGCAAGGCCGAGCGGGACAGCGTCTTCGTCCACGAGCCCGCCTGGTACGCGCAGAACGACATCGAGCTGCACCTCGGCCAGCCCGTCACCGCAGTCGACCGGGACGCCCGCACCGTCCGCCTCGGTGACGGCACCGTGATCCGCTTCGACAAGCTGCTCCTCGCCACCGGCGCCGAGCCGCGCCGCCTCGACATCCCCGGCACCGACCTCGCCGGCGTGCACCACCTGCGCCGGCTCGCCCACGCCGACCGGCTGCGGCACGTCCTCGCCTCCCTCGGCCGGGACAACGGCCACCTGGTGATCGCCGGCGGTGGATGGATCGGCCTGGAGGTCGCCGCCGCCGCCCGCGGCTACGGCGCCGAGGTCACGATCATCGAGCCCGAGCCCACCCCGCTGCACCGTGTCCTCGGCCCCGAGCTCGGCCAGCTCTTCGCCGACCTGCACACCGACCACGGCGTCCGCTTCCACTTCGGCGCCATGCTCACCGAGATCGTGGGCCAGGACGGCATGGTCCTCGCCGTGCGCACCGCCGACGGCGAGGAGCACCCCGCGCACGCCGTGCTCGCCGCGATCGGCGCCGCCCCGCGCACCGCGCTGGCCGAGAACGCCGGGCTCGCCCTCGTCGACCGGGCCGACGGCGGCGGCATCGCCGTCGACGCGAGCCTGCGCACCTCCGACCCGGACATCTTCGCCGCCGGCGACGTGGCCGCCGCCCAGAACCCGCTCCTCCACACCCGGATCCGCGTCGAGCACTGGGCCAACGCGCTCAACGGCGGCCCCGCCGCCGCCCTCGCCATGCTCGGCAGGAACGTCTCCTACGACCGGGTCCCGTACTTCTTCTCCGACCAGTACGACCTCGGCATGGAGTACTCGGGCTGGGCGCCGCCCGGTTCGTACGACCAGGTCGTGGCGCGCGGCGACGTCGGCAAGCGCGAGTTCATCGCCTTCTGGCTGCGCGAGGGCCGGGTCGTCGCCGGCATGAACGTGAATGTGTGGGACGTCACAGAAGCGATCCAGAAGCTCATCCGGTCCGGTGCGGCCGTGGACCCGGACGCCCTCGCAGACCCCTCCGTGCCCCTGGAGAGCCTCGTCTGACCGCCGGAAGGTCCCGTCCGGCCGCCCCGGACCGCCCCCGCCGCCCCGTAGAATTCCTGCGTGGCAGGCAGGATCAACGATGACGACGTGAAGGCGGTACGGGACGCGGTCCCGATCGACGCCGTCGTGTCCGAGTACCTCCAGCTCCGCAACGCCGGCGGCGGCAATCTGAAGGGGCTCTGCCCCTTCCACGACGAGAAGTCCCCGTCCTTCCAGGTCAGCCCGAGCAAGGGTCTCTTCCACTGCTTCGGCTGCCAGGAGGGCGGCGACACCATCGCCTTCGTGATGAAGATCGACCACCTCTCCTTCTCGGAGACGGTCGAGCGTCTCGCCGCCAAGGCGGGCATCACCCTGCGCTACGAGGAGGGCGGCTACAACCCCGGCCACCAGCGCGGCGAGCGGATCCGCCTGATCGAGGCCCACAAGGTCGCCGCCGAGTTCTACGCCGACCAACTCGGCTCGCCCGAGGCCGAGATCGGCCGGAAGTTCCTCGCCGAGCGCGGCTTCGACCAGGCCGCCGCCGAGCACTTCGGCGTCGGCTACAGCCCGGCCGGCTGGGACCACCTCACCCGCTTCCTGCGCGGCAAGGGCTTCTCCGACAAGGAGCTGATCCTCTCCGGTCTCTCCCAGGACGGCCGGCGCGGCCCCATCGACCGCTTCCGCGGCCGCCTGATGTGGCCGATCCGGGACGTCGGCGGCGAGGTCGTCGGCTTCGGCGCGCGCCGGCTCCGCGACGACGACAACGGGCCCAAGTACCTCAACACCCCCGAGACGCCGATCTACAAGAAGTCCCAGGTGCTGTACGGCATCGACCTGGCGAAGAAGGAGATCGCCAAGGTCAGCCGGGCCGTCGTCGTCGAGGGCTACACCGACGTCATGGCCTGCCACCTGGCCGGTGTCACCACCGCCATCGCCACCTGCGGCACTGCCTTCGGCGGCGACCACATCAAGATCCTGCGCCGGCTCCTCATGGATAACGGCTCGGCCCGGGTGATCTTCACCTTCGACGGCGACGCGGCCGGCCAGAAGGCCGCCCTGCGCGCCTTCGAGGACGACCAGAAGTTCGCCGCCGAGACGTACATCGCGATCGCGCCGGACGGCATGGACCCCTGCGAGCTCCGCCTCGCCAAGGGCGACGAGGCCGTCGCCGAACTCGTCGAGCCGCGCACCCCGCTGTTCGAGTTCGCGCTGCGCCAGATCGTGAACCGCTACGACCTCGAGACCCCGGCCGGCCGGGCCGCCGCGCTCGACGAGGCCGCGCCGATCGTGGCCCGGATCAAGAACATCGCCTCGCAGCACGAGGTCGCCGTCCAGCTCGCCGGGCTCCTCGGCATCCTCGACACCCAGTTCGTCGTCAAGCGGGTCGCGCAGATCGCCCGCTGGCAGCGCGGCAACGGCGGCAAGGGCCCCGCGCCCCAGTCGAACCGGCAGCAGGCCGCCCCCCAGGTCCAGGCCCCCGTCGCGCCCGCCGGGCCCGCGCTCAACCTGCGCAGCCCCGCTCACCGCACCGAGCGCGAGCTGCTCAAGCTCGCCCTCCAGTACCCGGCCCTGGTCTCGCCCGCCTTCGACGCGTACGGCGTGGACGAGTTCACGGCCCCGCCGTACGCGGCGGTGCGCCAGTGCGTCCAGGACGCGGGCGGCGCCACCGACGCTCCCGCGGACTACCTGGACGCGGTCCTCGAGGCCGCCCCGGACGACACGGTCCGGTCCCTCGTCCGGGAACTGGCCGTCGAGGCGATCTTCGCCAAGGCCGTGGACGAGGCCTACGCCGGCGACCAGCTGGTCACCGTCCGGCTGCGGGCCGTCGACCGCCGGATCCGCGACGTCCAGGGCACCCTGGCCCGCCTCGGCGCGCACGGCGCTCCCGAGCAGGTGTCCGCCGTGCAGAACGAGCTGTGGGTGCTCACCCAGTACGGCCAGTCCCTGCGCACGAACGGCGCGGCGGCACTCTGATCCGGCCGGGCTCGCTTGACCCCGCTCTCGCTGGGTAACGGTTCCCTTACGCCCCGGACTCAGAAAGTCGCCGCACAGCCCTCGTGGCGACGATGTGTCGTACGCCACACTGGGTCCCGGTGCCTGAGCCCTCGGAGCCCTGGAGGTCGCCCCCGTGCAGACCGAGACCCTCACCCCGGCGGATGCCGTGCCCGAGCAGCGCGGAGCGCCCGAGGACGCGGAACGGCAGGCCGAGGCTCCGGAGCCGGCGGAGGAGCCGGCCCCCGAGGAGCTCGTGGAGGAGACGCCCGAGCCGGCGCGGCGCCGCCCCGACCTCGGCGGAAACGGGCCCACCTCGGACCTGTTCCGCCAGTACCTGCGCGAGATAGGCCGCATCCCGCTGCTCACCGCGGCGGAGGAGGTCGAGCTGGCCCGCCGCGTCGAGGCCGGGCTGTTCGCCGAGGAGAAGCTCGTGCGGACCCCCGACCTGGACTCCCGGCTCGCGCTCGACCTGGACCGGCTCGTGGTCATGGGCCGGATGGCGAAGCGGCGGCTCATCGAGGCGAACCTGCGGCTCGTGGTCTCCGTGGCCAAGCGGTACGTGGGCCGCGGGCTCACCATGCTCGACCTGGTCCAGGAGGGCAACCTAGGCCTGATCCGCGCGGTGGAGAAGTTCGACTACGCCCGCGGCTACAAGTTCTCTACGTACGCGACCTGGTGGATACGCCAGGCCATGTCGCGCGCCCTCGCCGACCAGGCCCGCACCATCCGGGTCCCGGTCCATGTCGTCGAGCTGATCAACCGGGTCGTCCGGGTCCAGCGCAGGATGCTCCAGGAGCGCGGCTACGAACCCACCCCCGAGGAGGTCGCCGCCCAGCTCGACCTGGTGCCCGAGCGGGTCAGCGAGGTGCTGCGGCTCGCCCAGGAGCCGGTCTCGCTGCACGCGCCGGTCGGCGAGGAGGAGGACGTCGCCCTCGGCGACCTCATCGAGGACGGCGACGCGGCGTCCCCCGTGGAGTCCGCCGCGTTCCTGCTGCTCCGCGAGCACCTGGACGCGGTGCTCTCCACGCTCGGCGAGCGCGAGCGCAAGGTCGTCCAGCTCCGGTACGGGCTCGACGACGGCCGCCCCCGCACGCTGGAGGAGATCGGCCGGCTCTTCGGCGTGACCCGCGAACGCATCCGCCAGATCGAGTCCAAGACCCTCGGCAAGCTGCGCGACCACGCCTTCGCCGACCAGCTGCGCGGCTACCTCGACTGAGGCCGGCCGGGCGCGCGGTCCGGCCGGCCCCGTACGGGACTCACGCCTCCGGGCCGGACTCCTCCTGCCGCTTCTTCTTCGCGGCGTCGAAGGCGGCGCCGATGGCGACACCGAGCCCGACACCGAGGCCGATGCCCATGCCCAGGTTGTCGCTCAGCAGCCCGAGGCCGATGCCCAGGCTGAGTCCGATCGGCATCCACAGAACAATGCCGCTGTTCTGCGCCTGCTTCTCGTTCCCGATCCCGTTCTCGTCCGCCATCGCGTCCGATTCCCCCTTCGTTCCGGTCGTTCGGTCAGTCGACCTCGGCCACCGCCTGGGCGAACTGGGCCGCGTACAGGCGCGCGTACGCGCCCTCCGCCGCCAGCAGTTCGCTGTGGGTGCCCTGCTCGACGATGGCCCCATTCTCCATCACCAAGATCACGTCGGCGTCCCGGATCGTGGAGAGCCGGTGCGCGATCACGAAGGACGTACGGCCGTGCGCGAGGCGGGCCATGGCCTTCTGGATCAGCACCTCGGTACGGGTGTCGACGGAGCTGGTCGCCTCGTCGAGGACCAGGATCACCGGGTCGGACAGGAACGCCCGCGCGATGGTGATCAGCTGCTTCTCGCCGGCGCTGACGTTCGAGCCCTCGTCGTCGATGACCGTGTCGTACCCGTCCGGGAGGGTCCGGACGAACCGGTCCGCGTGCGCGGCCCGCGCGGCCTCCTCGATCTCCTCCCGGGTCACCCCACGCGACGCGCCGTACGCGATGTTGTCGGCGATGCTGCCGCCGAACAGCCAGGTGTCCTGGAGCACCATGCCGATGCCGGCCCGCAGGTCCTCCCGCGACATGGCGGACACGTCCACCCCGTCGAGGGTGATCCGGCCGCCGGTCACCTCGTAGAACCGCATCAGCAGGTTCACCAGCGTGGTCTTGCCCGCGCCCGTCGGGCCGACGATCGCGACCGTCTGACCGGGCTCCACCGTCAGCGACAGGTCCTCGATCAGCGGCTTGTCCGGCTCGTAGCGGAACGCCACGTTCTCCAGCGCGACCCGGCCCTTGAGCTGCTCCGGACGCTCGGTCTCCGGGGCGTCCGGCGCCTGCTCCTCCGCGTCGAGCAGCTCGAAGATCCGCTCGGCGGAGGCGATGCCCGACTGCACCAGGTTCGCCATCGACGCGACCTGCGTCAGCGGCATCGAGAACTGCCGCGAGTACTGGATGAACGCCTGCACGTCACCGATCGACAGCGAGCCCGAGGCGACCCGCAGACCGCCGACGACGGCGACGAGCACGTAGTTCAGGTTCGACACGAAGAACATCACCGGCTGCATCACGCCGCTGTTGAACTGCGCCTTGAACCCGGCGTCGTACAGCGCCTCGTTCTGCTCCGCGAAGTCCCGCGCCGACTCCTCCTGCCGCCCGAAGACCTTCACCAGGGAGTGCCCGGAGTACATCTCCTCGACGTGCGCGTTCAGCCGGCCGGTGGACTTCCACTGCTGCACGAAGTGCGGCTGCGAGCGCTTGCCGATCCGCGCCGCCACGACCACCGACAGCGGCACCGTCACCAGCGCCACCAGCGCGAGCAGCGGCGAGATCCAGAACATCATCGCCAGCACGCCGACGATGGTGAGCAGTGAGTTGATCAGCTGCCCCATCGACTGCTGCAGGGTCTGCGAGATGTTGTCGATGTCGTTGGTCGCCCGGCTCAGCACCTCGCCGCGCTTGGCCTTGTCGAAGTACGACAGCGGCAGCCGCGCCAGCTTCGCCTGGACGTCCTCGCGCATCCGGTACACGGTCCGATTGATCACCTTGATCGACATCCGGGTCGACACCAGCATCAGCAGACCGGCCGCCACGTAGACCGCGAGGACCAGCAGCAGCACCTGGCCGACCGCCGAGAAGTCGATGCCCTGCCCGGGCGTGAAGTCCACCCCGGACAGCATGTCCGCCATGCCGCCGTCGCCGTCCGCGCGCAGCTTCGCGATCGCCTGTTCCTTGGTGACGCCCGCCGGCATGTCGCGGCCGATGACGCCCGCGAACACCAGGTCCGTCGCCCTGCCGAGGATCTTCGGCCCGACCACCGAGGCCGCCACGCTGAGCACACCGGCCAGCAGCATCAGCCACAGCGCGCCGCGCTCCGGCGCCAGCTGCTTCAGCAGCCGCTTGCCGGAGCCCTTGAAGTCCATGGACCGCTCACCGGACTGGCCCATCATCATGCGTCCGCCAGGACCGGCCATCAGGCAGCCTCCGCCTCGGTCAGCTGGGAGAGCACGATCTCCCGGTACGTCTCGTTGTCCGCCATCAGTTCGTGGTGCCGTCCGGCGCCCACGACCCGGCCCTCGTCGAGGACCACGATCCGGTCGGCCTCCCGGATGGTCGACACCCGCTGGGCGACGATCACCACGGTCGCCTCCGACGTCTCCCGCGCCAGCGCCGCGCGCAGCAGCGCGTCCGTCTCGTAGTCCAGCGCCGAGAACGAGTCGTCGAACAGATAGATCTCCGGCCGCTGGACCAGCGTCCGCGCGATCGCGAGCCGCTGCCGCTGGCCACCGGAGACGTTGGTGCCGCCCTGCGCGATCGGCGCGTTCAGCCCGTTCTCCAGCTTCCGCACGAAGTCGGCGGCCTGCGCCACCTCCAGCGCGTGCCACAGCTCCTCGTCGGTCGCGTCCGGCTTCCCGTACCGCAGGTTGGTCGCCACCGTCCCGGAGAACAGGTACGGCTTCTGCGGCACCAGGCCGACGGTCCTCGCCATCAGCTCCGGGGCGAGCGTCCGCACGTCGACGCCGTCGACCAGCACCTCGCCGCCCGTGACGTCGAACAGCCGCGGCACGAGGCCGAGCAGGGTCGACTTGCCGCTGCCGGTCGAACCGATGATCGCGGTCGTCTCGCCCGGCCGGGCCACCAGCCGCACGTCACGGAGCACCGACTCCTCGGCGCCCGGGTAGCGGAAGTCCGCGCCCCGGATCTCCAGGTGGCCGTGCCGGTCCAGCTCGCGTACCGGCGCCTTCGGCGGGACGACGCTGGACTCGGTGGCCAGCACCTCCTCGATGCGCTCGGCACACACCTCCGCGCGCGGCACCATCATGAACATGAAGGTGGCCATCATCACGGCCATCACGATCTGCATCAGATAGGCGAGGAACGCGGTCAGCGCGCCGATCTCCATCCCGCCGCTGTCGATGCGCTGCGCCCCGAACCAGACCACCGCCACGCTCGACACGTTCACCACCGTCATGACGGTCGGGAACATCAGCGCCATCAGCCGGCCCGTCGCCATCGACACGTCCGTCAGGTCCGTGTTCGCCCCGCGGAAGCGCCCGGCCTCGTACCCGTCCCGGACGAAGGCGCGGATGACCCGGTTGCCGGTGATCTGCTCGCGCAGCACCCGGTTCACGGTGTCGAGCCGCTCCTGCATGGTCCGGAACAGCGGCCGCATCCGCCGCACGATCAGCGAGACGGCGATGCCCAGCACCGGCACCACCGCCAGCAGCACCGCCGACAGCGGCACGTCCAGCGACAGCGCCATCACGATGCCGCCGACACACATGATCGGCGCCGAGACCATCAGGGTGAACGCCATCAGGACCAGCATCTGCACCTGCTGGACGTCGTTCGTGGTCCGGGTGATCAGCGAGGGCGCGCCGAACTGCCCGACCTCACGGGCCGAGAAGGACTGCACCCGCGCGAAGACCGCCGCGCGGACGTCCCGGCCGAGCGCGGACGCGGTCCGCGCCCCGTAGTACACGGCGCCCACGTTGCAGACGACCTGGAGCACGGACACGGCGATCATCAGCGCGCCGAACCGCAGGATGTAGCCGGTGTCCCCGTTCACGACACCGTTGTCGATGATGTCCGCGTTCAGGGTCGGCAGGTAGAGGGTGGCGCAGGTCTGCAGGAACTGCAGGGCCACCAACAGGGCGATGGGCTTTCGGTACGGTCCGAGATGGGTTCGGAGAAGTCTTATGAGCACGGGTTCTACTATCGCCCGTGCCCCCGGGGCGTTACGACTCGGTTTTGCCGGACCTTGAGGCCCCGGCGCCCGACTTTCCGGGCCGGGGCCGACCGGACTCAGGCGGAGAACGCGCCCGGGTGGATCTGCTCCCGCGTCGCCGTGTACTGCTGCCGCACCGCCTGACCCACCGCCAGCTCGTCGCCCGGCTCCAGCACCTGGGCGGCCGCCCCCTGCCAGGCCGGCGGGGTCTGCGGCGGAAGGGTGCCCTGAGCGACCCCGAGCGCCCACGCGGCCTGCCGCGCCGCGCCGAGCGCCGCGTAGTCGGCCGGCTGGGGGACGACGACCTGCGCCCCGAAGATCGCCGGGGCCAGCGCCTGGACGGCCGGCAGCTCGGCGGCCTGGCCGAGCAGGAACACCCGCCGCACCTCGACCCCGCGGCCACGCAGAACGTCCATCGCGTCGGCGAGCGAGCACAGCATGCCCTCGAACGCGGCCCGCGCCAGGTGCTCCGGCTTCATCGACTCGCGCCGCAGCCCGCTCAGCGTGCCCGCGGTGTGCGGCAGCTGCGGGGTCCGCTCGCCCTCCAGATAGGGGAGCAGGACCAGGCCGGAGGAGCCGGGCGTGGACTTCAGGGCCAGCGCGGACAGCTCCGCCAGGTCCTCGGCGCCGAGCATGTCCGCGGTGCCGCGCAGCGCCCGTACCGCGTTGGAGGTGTGCACGACGGGCAGGTGCATGCCGGCCGCGTCGGCGAACGAGGTGATCATCCCGCGCGGGTCGGCCAGCGCCTCGTGGTGCACGGCCATGACCGAGCCGGACGCGCCGAGCGACACGACCGCGTCCCCGGGCCCGACCCCGAGCCCGAACGCGGCGGCCATCGTCTCGCCGGTGCCGGCGGAGATCAGCAGGCCCTCGGGCGTCGTCCCGGCCGCGTCGGAGGGGCCGAGCACCTCCGGCAGCGCCGCCTGGTGGCCGAGGGCCAGCTCGACGAGGTCGGGACGGTACGCGCCGGTGGCCGCCGACCAGTAACCGGTCGCCGAGGCGGCGCCGCGGTCCGTGGTCCGGCGCACCGGCCGGCCGAGGAGCTGCCACACCAGCCAGTCGTGCGGCTGCATCAGCATCGCGACGCGGGCGGCGGCGTCCGGCTCGCTGCGGGCAAGCCAGCGCAGCTTGGCCACCGGCTGCCCGGACTGGGGCACCGAGCCGACCGCCTCGGCCCAGGCCTGCCGGCCGCCGAAGGCCTCGACGAGGTCGGCCGCGGCGATCTGTGCCCGCTTGTCGTTGCCGACCATCGCGGGCCGCACCAGCGCGCCCTGCCGGTCCAGCGGCACCAGGCCGTGCTGCTGCGCGGAGACGCCGATCGCCTGCACGCCTTCGAGCAGCCCGCCGGTCGCAGCCTCGCCGAGCGAGAGCAGCCAGGCCTGCGGGTCGACGTCGGCAGCCTTGGGCTCGACGGGATGCGGGGCGTAGCCCTGCCGTATGACGGCGCCCGTGTCCGTGTCACAGACGACGATGCGCGTGAAACCAGTAGAGCTGTCCAGACCGGCGACTATCCCCATACTCAAGATTCTGCCGCACGCGGAGCGGTGCCGTATCCGCGCTCGGAAGCGGCACCGGGTCCGTGTCAGGTGTTCGACGGGCGTGGGTCAGGTGTTGCTGGTGCCCCACTCGTCGTCGAAGTCG
This sequence is a window from Streptomyces sp. HUAS YS2. Protein-coding genes within it:
- a CDS encoding DUF4132 domain-containing protein, encoding MGWIDTESGGYAVTLEGTRVLCRNAAGRTLKQVPPKLKDDPEVVRLRQLAEWLERHERECREQVDAWLVRSLPVPVTLLARVWPDPAWRAALRDLVVAPVGADGAADVARAGFLRDADPDPERGLGVVDLDGDSVRLGPAQGVESVLIPHPVLLLDDLDELREFAAELGVEQGAEQLFREVWRRPEDAGAGESGEGAVDEWRAYADGKFEQLRHATARAAALGYRVRGGHAVCPLVEDGRSLEAAYWLGEDYPDAEGWTGSLEWRDRTGRRLPLAEVGPVAWSEGERMAALVYASRVVDEEGDAR
- the dnaG gene encoding DNA primase, which encodes MAGRINDDDVKAVRDAVPIDAVVSEYLQLRNAGGGNLKGLCPFHDEKSPSFQVSPSKGLFHCFGCQEGGDTIAFVMKIDHLSFSETVERLAAKAGITLRYEEGGYNPGHQRGERIRLIEAHKVAAEFYADQLGSPEAEIGRKFLAERGFDQAAAEHFGVGYSPAGWDHLTRFLRGKGFSDKELILSGLSQDGRRGPIDRFRGRLMWPIRDVGGEVVGFGARRLRDDDNGPKYLNTPETPIYKKSQVLYGIDLAKKEIAKVSRAVVVEGYTDVMACHLAGVTTAIATCGTAFGGDHIKILRRLLMDNGSARVIFTFDGDAAGQKAALRAFEDDQKFAAETYIAIAPDGMDPCELRLAKGDEAVAELVEPRTPLFEFALRQIVNRYDLETPAGRAAALDEAAPIVARIKNIASQHEVAVQLAGLLGILDTQFVVKRVAQIARWQRGNGGKGPAPQSNRQQAAPQVQAPVAPAGPALNLRSPAHRTERELLKLALQYPALVSPAFDAYGVDEFTAPPYAAVRQCVQDAGGATDAPADYLDAVLEAAPDDTVRSLVRELAVEAIFAKAVDEAYAGDQLVTVRLRAVDRRIRDVQGTLARLGAHGAPEQVSAVQNELWVLTQYGQSLRTNGAAAL
- a CDS encoding sirohydrochlorin chelatase, whose protein sequence is MTDPDLTFAGATQLLGRITAQLGTQLSHVRLDGTRRPMSTPTLVAVAHGSRDPRALPAVHDLLDRVRELRPGLDVRLGHIELNAPLLPDTLAGLAPGGHAVLVPLLFGRGHHVTHDLPAAAAAAAALRTRVAAPLGPHPLLVEALYERLVEAGWTGAHGASRNTAVVLASAGSRAPESAADIRRTAALLAERLGVPVVAAYASAATPTVPEAVRALAARGRHRVAVASLFTAPGLFATRSAAQAPWIAAAPLAGHPALARLVLHRYDHALGTTRTPTPGRELAAA
- a CDS encoding NAD(P)/FAD-dependent oxidoreductase, which produces MVDADQTFVIVGGGLAGAKAAETLRAEGFSGRVILIGDERDHPYERPPLSKGYLTGKAERDSVFVHEPAWYAQNDIELHLGQPVTAVDRDARTVRLGDGTVIRFDKLLLATGAEPRRLDIPGTDLAGVHHLRRLAHADRLRHVLASLGRDNGHLVIAGGGWIGLEVAAAARGYGAEVTIIEPEPTPLHRVLGPELGQLFADLHTDHGVRFHFGAMLTEIVGQDGMVLAVRTADGEEHPAHAVLAAIGAAPRTALAENAGLALVDRADGGGIAVDASLRTSDPDIFAAGDVAAAQNPLLHTRIRVEHWANALNGGPAAALAMLGRNVSYDRVPYFFSDQYDLGMEYSGWAPPGSYDQVVARGDVGKREFIAFWLREGRVVAGMNVNVWDVTEAIQKLIRSGAAVDPDALADPSVPLESLV
- a CDS encoding deoxyguanosinetriphosphate triphosphohydrolase is translated as MDGMDGMDGIGGIDGITDTPGYDEAAIERWAAEPDKRPGRTAFQRDRARVLHSAALRRLAGKTQVVTPGTRSHAWDASPRTRLTHSLECAQVGRELGAALGCDPDLVEAACLSHDMGHPPFGHNGEQALNDFAKDCGGFEGNAQSLRLLTRIEPKRFIADPATGAPVSVGLNLTRAALDAATKYPWPRGGHPAHPGSPKFGVYEDDRPVFDWIREGAPGHRKCFEAQVMDWSDDVAYSVHDFEDGLHAGHIDPNLLYAEPERDDIWRVAVGRYVPEDTDPQELADALDRLVEQDWWPHGYDGSAVAQARLKDATSQLIGRFCLAAEGATRAAYGSGRLTRYAAELVVPRETRNECAVLKAVADRYVMQRAEQEALRADQRIVLAELAEALTSRAPDSLEPQFRALFLAAPDDRARKRVIVDQIASLTDASARTLHDRLTARRA